A single window of Lentimicrobiaceae bacterium DNA harbors:
- the frr gene encoding ribosome recycling factor: MTEETKIVIETAEESMKNALVFLEKEFQKYRTGKATPHMLDGLKVDYYGTLTPIEQVASINTPDAQQIIVQPWEKNMLEPLQKVIMDANLGFNPQNNGEILRILVPALTEERRKDLVKTAKTDVENAKVTIRAIRRNSIDALKKLEKDGLPEDSVKVLEKDIQTLTDKYSEEVDKMFEVKEKEILTI; encoded by the coding sequence ATGACAGAAGAAACGAAAATCGTAATTGAAACAGCCGAAGAAAGCATGAAAAATGCTTTGGTTTTTTTGGAAAAAGAATTTCAGAAATACCGTACAGGAAAGGCTACACCACATATGCTCGACGGTCTTAAAGTCGATTATTACGGCACGCTCACGCCCATTGAGCAAGTTGCAAGCATAAACACTCCCGATGCTCAACAAATTATTGTTCAGCCCTGGGAAAAAAACATGTTAGAGCCCTTACAAAAAGTGATTATGGACGCAAATTTGGGTTTTAATCCGCAAAACAACGGCGAAATCCTAAGGATTTTAGTTCCGGCTTTAACAGAAGAAAGAAGAAAGGATTTGGTTAAAACAGCCAAAACCGATGTTGAAAATGCAAAAGTTACTATAAGAGCAATAAGACGCAACAGCATTGATGCTTTGAAAAAATTAGAAAAAGACGGACTGCCAGAAGATAGCGTAAAAGTTCTTGAAAAAGACATTCAAACTCTTACCGATAAATACTCGGAAGAAGTTGATAAAATGTTTGAAGTTAAAGAAAAGGAAATTTTAACTATTTAA